Proteins co-encoded in one Opitutus terrae PB90-1 genomic window:
- a CDS encoding tetratricopeptide repeat protein encodes MNIRGAEGLSPENIRDEMKRGARVVVFTYCVSLLVITFKRGSGLRFIKPGQSAAMAGLPYTLLSLVAGWWGFPWGPIYTIETIYRNVGGGIDVTDDVLRQLLPSAPRVVAEVKASESATVPMAPAAGAAKPRGLNYRAIGLMAGAAAVIAVVGTTGYCLYQQQNLTVVVCSGIDQPYAVQLNGEVHQLGAHGVETLQLAEGVFTLEDAAGSHVVGTPQTFEFRLPLLDHLGTKRVLVINPDRAAVLVREEIPYYSDGTTPPANEAGQFSILANQGTHFIERPDYVIEPAEERINMPSGTSRVVKSRLDYLHGQEPPARVAALLVNKLGYDGARVHLMTLGRYRADEDLLYAAVSTLKPEDMPAFFRQRLADRPVLLEWHRYYQQMMEATQPDWDLAGEYRRYAEAEPENGALQYLFGRTVVDFATAQQCWQRALNAPQPCAYAHMALGYDALSLAQFEEAWQHIVAGGEAKLQSRSQTRYRRDAMWALNRYEELAKELADARKAEPLDLELVGEQITVVLAAQRPAVEVEQLKTALLKQMKAADATPETLADCSAYLDAVVAYHAEDLPTYASLVSRFKAPFYQFRAAVARSDLEAAAKAAAAQERPGVTEHLLLYLLARQSGQDETADQHFANAVAAMKNGSPEFRSLAGMLANEAQDPTAICHLRFSTEDKCVLLATMGLRDPVHRTTYHELARKLNFRPGFPQHLLRQVLKPAETRAAGAAL; translated from the coding sequence ATGAATATTCGCGGAGCGGAAGGTCTGTCGCCGGAAAACATCCGGGACGAAATGAAACGGGGTGCGCGCGTGGTGGTGTTCACCTACTGCGTGTCCCTGCTGGTTATTACGTTCAAGCGCGGCAGCGGTCTGCGCTTCATCAAACCCGGACAAAGCGCCGCAATGGCGGGGCTGCCCTACACGCTGCTCTCCTTGGTGGCGGGCTGGTGGGGTTTCCCGTGGGGGCCCATCTACACGATCGAGACGATCTATCGGAACGTCGGCGGCGGGATCGACGTCACCGACGACGTGCTCCGCCAACTGCTGCCGAGCGCTCCGCGGGTGGTGGCTGAGGTGAAGGCAAGTGAATCGGCGACGGTTCCGATGGCGCCCGCGGCCGGCGCAGCGAAACCGCGGGGGCTTAACTACCGCGCGATCGGCTTGATGGCCGGGGCCGCCGCCGTGATCGCGGTGGTCGGGACGACCGGCTACTGCCTCTATCAGCAGCAGAACCTGACGGTGGTGGTGTGTTCAGGCATCGACCAACCGTATGCCGTTCAGCTGAACGGCGAGGTGCACCAGCTGGGGGCGCACGGGGTGGAGACGCTGCAGTTGGCCGAGGGGGTGTTCACGCTCGAGGATGCGGCGGGGAGCCACGTCGTCGGGACGCCGCAGACATTCGAGTTCCGGCTGCCATTGCTTGATCACCTCGGAACGAAACGCGTGCTCGTGATCAACCCGGACCGCGCGGCGGTGTTGGTGCGCGAGGAGATTCCGTATTACAGCGACGGCACCACGCCCCCGGCGAACGAAGCCGGCCAATTCTCGATTCTTGCGAATCAGGGCACCCATTTCATCGAGCGCCCCGACTACGTGATCGAACCTGCGGAGGAGCGGATCAACATGCCCAGTGGCACGAGCCGTGTGGTGAAATCCCGACTTGATTACCTTCACGGTCAGGAGCCCCCTGCGCGGGTGGCGGCGTTGCTCGTCAACAAGCTGGGATACGACGGTGCACGCGTGCACCTGATGACGCTCGGCCGCTATCGCGCCGACGAGGATCTGCTCTACGCCGCCGTGAGCACGTTGAAACCCGAAGACATGCCAGCGTTTTTCCGGCAGCGTCTCGCTGACCGGCCCGTGCTTTTGGAGTGGCATCGCTACTATCAGCAGATGATGGAGGCGACGCAGCCGGACTGGGATCTCGCCGGCGAGTATCGTCGTTACGCCGAGGCTGAGCCGGAGAACGGCGCGTTGCAGTATCTGTTCGGTCGCACGGTGGTGGACTTCGCCACCGCCCAGCAGTGCTGGCAGCGCGCGCTCAACGCCCCGCAGCCTTGTGCCTATGCGCACATGGCGCTCGGCTACGACGCCCTCTCGCTGGCACAGTTTGAGGAAGCGTGGCAGCACATCGTCGCTGGGGGAGAAGCGAAACTGCAGAGCCGGTCGCAGACGCGTTATCGCCGGGACGCGATGTGGGCGCTCAACCGCTACGAAGAGCTGGCCAAGGAGCTGGCAGACGCGCGCAAGGCGGAGCCGCTCGACCTCGAATTGGTGGGTGAGCAGATCACGGTCGTCCTGGCGGCGCAGCGGCCGGCGGTGGAGGTCGAGCAGTTGAAGACGGCGTTGTTGAAGCAGATGAAAGCTGCCGACGCGACGCCGGAGACGTTGGCGGACTGTTCCGCTTATCTGGACGCGGTGGTGGCTTATCACGCTGAGGACCTGCCGACCTACGCGAGCCTCGTGTCGCGATTCAAAGCTCCATTCTATCAGTTTCGTGCGGCGGTGGCGCGCAGCGATCTGGAGGCGGCAGCCAAAGCGGCGGCTGCACAGGAGCGCCCCGGCGTGACCGAACACCTCCTGCTGTATCTGCTCGCGCGGCAGAGCGGTCAGGACGAGACGGCCGATCAGCATTTCGCAAATGCGGTTGCGGCCATGAAGAACGGGTCGCCCGAATTCCGCAGCCTTGCCGGCATGCTCGCGAACGAAGCGCAAGACCCCACGGCGATCTGTCACCTGCGTTTCTCGACGGAAGACAAATGTGTCCTGCTCGCGACGATGGGGCTGCGTGATCCGGTGCACCGCACGACCTATCACGAACTCGCGCGAAAGCTGAACTTCCGTCCGGGGTTCCCGCAGCACCTGCTGCGGCAGGTGCTGAAACCTGCTGAGACGCGTGCAGCCGGCGCTGCGTTGTGA
- a CDS encoding LLM class flavin-dependent oxidoreductase has protein sequence MIPFSVLDLSPIVQGGTVADALQRSRELAQAAERLGYRRFWLAEHHGMPGIASAATAVVIGHVAAGTSTIRVGSGGIMLPNHAPLVIAEQFGTLESLFPGRIDLGLGRAPGTDPVTAHALRRGRSNSADTFPQDVVELQAYFRGGAGQPVRAVPGAGLSIPIWLLGSSLFSARLAAALGLPFAFAAHFAPDLLDEALGIYREEFKRSETLARPYAMAAIQIYAAETDAAAARLFTSLQQSFLQLRRGAPGPLPPPVDGMDGLWTPLERVGVMSAFHEAVIGSPATVEQGIRAFLDRTRVDELMITGAIYDAAARVRSLELTAEVRERLAASGTDRRIG, from the coding sequence ATGATTCCCTTTTCGGTTCTCGATCTCTCGCCTATCGTTCAGGGCGGCACGGTGGCGGACGCACTACAGCGCTCGCGCGAACTGGCGCAGGCCGCCGAGAGGCTTGGCTATCGGCGGTTCTGGCTGGCGGAGCATCACGGCATGCCCGGCATCGCCAGCGCGGCGACCGCCGTGGTGATCGGGCACGTGGCCGCTGGCACGTCGACGATTCGCGTCGGCTCCGGCGGGATCATGCTGCCGAACCACGCGCCGCTGGTGATCGCCGAACAGTTCGGCACGCTGGAATCACTGTTTCCCGGTCGGATCGATCTTGGGCTCGGCCGTGCGCCGGGCACGGATCCTGTCACGGCGCATGCGCTGCGTCGCGGTCGGTCAAACAGCGCGGACACGTTCCCGCAGGACGTAGTGGAACTGCAGGCTTACTTCCGCGGCGGGGCCGGTCAGCCGGTGAGGGCGGTGCCGGGAGCCGGACTGTCGATTCCGATCTGGCTGCTTGGTTCGAGCCTGTTCAGCGCGCGACTCGCGGCGGCGCTGGGGCTGCCGTTCGCGTTCGCCGCGCATTTCGCGCCCGATCTGCTCGACGAGGCACTGGGCATTTACCGTGAGGAGTTCAAGCGTTCGGAAACGCTCGCGCGACCCTACGCGATGGCGGCGATCCAGATCTACGCGGCGGAAACTGACGCAGCGGCGGCGCGGTTGTTCACGTCGCTGCAGCAGAGTTTCCTGCAACTGCGGCGCGGCGCGCCCGGTCCGCTGCCTCCGCCCGTCGACGGCATGGACGGACTCTGGACGCCGCTGGAACGCGTCGGCGTGATGAGCGCGTTTCACGAGGCGGTGATCGGATCGCCGGCGACAGTGGAGCAGGGCATCCGGGCATTTCTCGACCGAACGCGCGTCGACGAGTTGATGATCACCGGCGCGATTTACGACGCCGCTGCGCGGGTGCGCTCGCTCGAGCTCACCGCGGAGGTGCGCGAGCGGCTTGCCGCTTCCGGAACGGATCGACGAATCGGGTAA
- a CDS encoding DUF421 domain-containing protein, translated as MESFKILVDTWLGLNAEPHQLLFPQMALRALVVFVAALIMLRLSHKRFFARRNAIDVLLTFVLASTLARAINGSAAFFPTLATGFVLVFVHRGFTFLGARWGAFGRLAKGEPATLIENGRVHEKTLRAHSLSRDDLAEDLRISGVADPREVRQALLERNGQISVLKR; from the coding sequence ATGGAGTCGTTCAAAATTTTGGTGGACACCTGGCTCGGGCTGAACGCGGAGCCTCATCAGCTGCTATTCCCGCAGATGGCGCTGCGCGCGCTGGTCGTTTTTGTCGCCGCGCTGATCATGCTCCGGCTCTCGCACAAGCGGTTTTTCGCCCGCCGCAACGCGATCGACGTCCTGCTCACGTTCGTGCTGGCCTCGACGCTCGCGCGCGCGATCAACGGTAGCGCCGCATTTTTCCCGACGCTCGCGACGGGCTTCGTCCTCGTGTTCGTCCACCGCGGGTTCACCTTCCTGGGCGCGCGTTGGGGCGCTTTCGGCCGGCTCGCGAAGGGCGAGCCGGCGACGCTGATCGAAAACGGCCGCGTGCACGAAAAAACCCTCCGCGCCCACTCGCTCAGTCGCGACGATCTGGCCGAGGATCTCCGGATCAGTGGCGTCGCCGATCCGCGCGAAGTCCGCCAGGCGCTGCTCGAGCGCAATGGTCAGATCTCGGTGTTGAAGCGTTGA
- a CDS encoding efflux RND transporter periplasmic adaptor subunit: MTAKSSSRPGRNSPRWRRLVPYAIGTVILLALVAGFWPKAVEVEIATVAQGPLVVSVFEEGKTRIRHRYTISAPVAGQLNRVELRAGAPIVAGETVLATLEPAASSFLDPRARAQAEAIVHAAEAARQARQADAERAHAAHELAQKDVVRAEPLHQSGAISEQDWDVISNRALMAARELHAAEFALRVADFEIAQAQAALLEAQRPSGETAATLRIVAPLDGFVLNVFEESARVVAPGQPIMEVGDPRDLEAEIELLSTDAVAVAPGADVIIEEWGGEQPLRGRVALVERAGFTKYSALGVEEQRVKVRVDFLDPLPPGRELGDRYRVEARIVTWRGENILQLPTGALFRRGGDWMTFVVEGGDAQLRKVEIGHNSGIAAEVISGVTEGARVVVHPPDTIRDGRPVKARAN; encoded by the coding sequence ATGACTGCGAAATCTTCCTCTCGTCCCGGTCGCAACAGCCCGCGTTGGCGGCGTCTCGTGCCGTATGCCATCGGCACGGTGATCCTCCTCGCGCTCGTCGCCGGGTTCTGGCCCAAAGCGGTCGAAGTCGAGATCGCCACCGTCGCGCAGGGACCGCTGGTGGTGTCCGTATTCGAGGAGGGCAAGACCCGGATCCGTCACCGCTACACGATTTCGGCGCCGGTGGCGGGGCAACTCAACCGCGTGGAGCTCCGCGCTGGCGCGCCGATCGTCGCCGGCGAGACCGTGCTCGCCACGCTTGAACCGGCGGCCTCGTCCTTTCTCGATCCGCGCGCGCGGGCCCAGGCCGAAGCGATCGTCCACGCCGCGGAGGCGGCGCGGCAGGCCCGACAAGCGGACGCGGAGCGAGCACACGCGGCGCACGAGCTCGCGCAGAAGGATGTCGTGCGTGCGGAACCGCTGCACCAGTCCGGCGCGATCTCCGAGCAGGATTGGGACGTCATCAGCAACCGTGCGTTGATGGCGGCCCGCGAACTGCACGCGGCGGAGTTCGCGCTGCGGGTCGCCGATTTCGAAATTGCGCAGGCGCAGGCCGCCTTGCTCGAGGCCCAGCGACCGTCGGGCGAAACCGCGGCCACACTGCGGATCGTCGCGCCGCTCGACGGCTTCGTCCTGAACGTGTTCGAAGAAAGCGCCCGCGTCGTCGCGCCCGGCCAACCGATCATGGAAGTTGGCGACCCACGCGACCTGGAGGCCGAGATCGAACTGCTCTCGACCGACGCCGTGGCCGTGGCGCCCGGTGCCGACGTGATCATCGAGGAATGGGGCGGTGAGCAGCCGCTGCGGGGCCGCGTGGCGCTCGTGGAGCGCGCCGGGTTCACCAAATATTCCGCGCTCGGCGTCGAGGAGCAGCGCGTGAAGGTCCGCGTCGATTTTCTCGATCCGCTGCCGCCGGGCCGCGAACTCGGCGATCGCTATCGCGTGGAAGCACGCATCGTCACGTGGCGCGGCGAGAACATTCTTCAACTGCCGACCGGCGCGCTGTTCCGCCGCGGCGGCGACTGGATGACGTTTGTGGTCGAAGGCGGCGACGCTCAACTGCGCAAGGTGGAGATCGGTCACAACAGCGGCATCGCCGCCGAGGTGATCTCCGGTGTGACCGAAGGCGCCCGTGTCGTCGTGCATCCGCCCGACACCATCCGCGACGGGCGGCCCGTGAAGGCGCGAGCGAACTGA
- a CDS encoding ABC transporter permease, which translates to MPPLDRKLIRDLASMKGQMTAVALVMVCGLMMMIMARSLIRSLEVERDVYYGDHRFADVFADLKRAPNSLRARLAEIDGVGAVETRVTGAVVLDLPGMKEPADGQILSIPDDRPQQLNLLYLRSGRLPELGSRNEVVVSEAFADAHGFSPGDTIDATIYGARQRLRIVGIGLSPEFVFEARAGETVPDPQRFGVFWMNERELAMAFDLDGAFNNVVLDVAPGANTRTVLAEVDRLLEPYGGRVAYDRKDHFSNRQLEDELAGLRVAAAAYPTVFLSIAAFMTSAALTRVIRLQREQIAQLKAFGYSSLDVGVHYLKFALVIVVAATLLGSIGGFWLGSAVVELYHKFYRFPGLVFRPEWPSVILALLASAGTSLLGVAGAVRQAVRLPPAEAMRPEPPADFKPSALERLGLQRLVSPAFRMALRNLERKPWQAFFTALGLVFATAIPIIPGAIRDGITYLMDFQWSLAQRQDVTVSLIEPGSAKALSAIASLPGVINTEPFRAVPARLRFGPRDHRVAITGLPRETRLNRVLDVNAQPASLPISGLLLSEKLAELLAIKPGDPIRIEVQEGRRPVLDTFVAGTITDFAGVAAYMEIGALRRLLREGNTVSGAHLTIDRVRWDDFLAAVKEAPRIGALIITAASRKSFNDTVADMMGTIQTIYFTFAVIVAFGVVYNGARIALSERTRDLATLRVIGFTNREIATVLVGELGLLTLLALPFGLWLGSELARLIVEASSTETVRLPLVLTTRTYATAVLIVLVSSGFSFAVVSRRLKHLDLLGVLKARD; encoded by the coding sequence ATGCCTCCGCTCGACCGCAAATTGATCCGCGACCTCGCCTCGATGAAGGGGCAAATGACGGCGGTCGCGCTGGTCATGGTCTGCGGACTCATGATGATGATCATGGCGCGGAGCCTGATCCGGTCGCTCGAGGTCGAGCGCGACGTCTACTACGGCGACCATCGCTTCGCGGACGTGTTTGCGGATTTGAAGCGCGCCCCGAACTCGCTGCGCGCCCGGCTCGCGGAAATCGACGGCGTCGGCGCAGTCGAGACCCGCGTCACCGGCGCGGTGGTGCTCGATCTGCCTGGCATGAAGGAGCCCGCGGACGGACAGATCCTTTCGATTCCCGACGACCGCCCGCAGCAGCTCAACCTGCTCTACCTGCGCAGCGGCCGGCTGCCGGAGCTCGGCAGTCGCAACGAGGTCGTGGTCAGCGAGGCGTTCGCCGATGCGCATGGGTTCTCACCCGGCGACACGATCGACGCCACGATCTACGGCGCGCGGCAGCGACTGCGGATCGTCGGGATCGGGCTCTCGCCGGAGTTCGTGTTCGAAGCGCGCGCCGGCGAAACCGTGCCGGATCCGCAGCGGTTCGGCGTGTTCTGGATGAACGAACGCGAACTCGCGATGGCGTTCGATCTGGACGGCGCCTTCAACAACGTCGTGCTGGACGTCGCGCCGGGCGCGAACACTCGCACGGTCCTCGCTGAGGTGGACCGGCTGCTCGAGCCTTACGGCGGTCGCGTGGCGTACGACCGCAAGGACCACTTCTCCAACCGGCAACTCGAGGACGAACTCGCCGGATTGCGCGTCGCCGCGGCGGCCTACCCGACGGTGTTTCTCAGCATCGCCGCGTTCATGACCAGCGCGGCGCTCACGCGCGTGATTCGACTGCAGCGCGAGCAAATCGCGCAGCTTAAGGCCTTCGGCTACTCGTCGCTCGATGTCGGGGTGCATTACCTGAAGTTCGCGCTCGTCATCGTGGTCGCCGCGACGCTGCTCGGCTCGATTGGCGGATTCTGGCTCGGGTCGGCCGTCGTCGAACTCTACCACAAGTTCTATCGGTTCCCCGGACTCGTGTTCCGGCCCGAATGGCCGTCGGTCATCCTCGCGCTGCTGGCGAGCGCCGGCACCTCGCTGCTCGGCGTCGCGGGTGCCGTGCGCCAGGCCGTCCGGCTGCCGCCCGCGGAGGCGATGCGGCCCGAACCCCCGGCGGATTTCAAACCGTCGGCGCTCGAACGCCTCGGGCTGCAGCGACTCGTCTCGCCGGCCTTCCGGATGGCGCTGCGCAATCTCGAACGCAAACCGTGGCAGGCGTTCTTCACCGCGCTGGGCCTGGTGTTCGCCACCGCGATCCCGATCATTCCTGGTGCGATTCGCGACGGCATCACCTACCTGATGGATTTTCAGTGGAGCCTCGCGCAGCGGCAGGATGTCACCGTCAGCCTGATCGAGCCCGGCTCCGCCAAGGCGCTCAGTGCGATCGCCTCGCTGCCCGGTGTGATCAACACGGAGCCGTTTCGCGCCGTGCCCGCGCGGTTGCGCTTCGGTCCCCGCGACCACCGCGTGGCGATCACCGGGTTGCCGCGCGAGACGCGGTTGAACCGCGTGCTCGACGTCAACGCGCAGCCCGCCTCGCTGCCGATCTCCGGACTTCTCCTCTCGGAAAAACTCGCCGAGCTGCTCGCGATCAAGCCCGGCGATCCCATCCGCATCGAGGTGCAGGAGGGCCGCCGGCCGGTGCTCGACACCTTTGTCGCAGGCACGATCACGGATTTCGCCGGCGTGGCCGCCTACATGGAGATTGGCGCGCTGCGTCGGCTGCTGCGCGAAGGCAACACCGTCAGCGGCGCGCATCTGACGATCGACCGCGTGCGCTGGGACGATTTCCTCGCGGCCGTGAAGGAGGCGCCGCGGATCGGCGCGTTGATCATCACCGCGGCGTCACGCAAAAGCTTCAACGACACCGTCGCGGACATGATGGGCACGATCCAGACGATCTACTTCACCTTCGCGGTGATCGTCGCCTTCGGCGTCGTCTACAACGGCGCGCGGATCGCGCTGTCGGAGCGCACCCGCGATCTCGCGACGCTGCGCGTGATCGGTTTCACCAATCGTGAGATCGCCACCGTACTCGTGGGCGAGCTCGGCTTGCTCACGCTGCTCGCGCTGCCGTTCGGGCTGTGGCTCGGCAGCGAGCTCGCGCGGCTGATCGTCGAGGCGAGCAGCACGGAAACCGTGCGGCTGCCGCTGGTGCTCACCACGCGGACCTACGCGACGGCGGTATTGATCGTGCTCGTGTCCTCGGGCTTCTCGTTTGCTGTCGTCAGCCGCCGGCTCAAGCACCTCGATCTACTTGGCGTTTTGAAAGCCCGCGACTGA
- a CDS encoding ABC transporter ATP-binding protein: MGSVTPPSPVSPVPATERDPLFRARGLTKVYATGDVEVRALNGVDLDLFASELVVLLGASGSGKSTLLNILGGLDVPTDGSLTFRDADLTHADENDLTRYRRETVGFVFQFYNLIPSLTARENVALITEIARDPMSPEEALQLVGLGPRMDHFPSQLSGGEQQRVAIARAIAKRPEVLLCDEPTGALDVKTGVSVLDAIDRVNRDLGTLAVVITHNAVIADMADRVIHLSDGAITQIHRNAQRQSVQSLKW, translated from the coding sequence ATGGGCTCCGTCACTCCCCCCTCCCCCGTCTCACCGGTCCCGGCGACCGAGCGCGATCCGCTGTTTCGCGCGCGCGGGCTCACCAAGGTCTACGCCACCGGCGACGTGGAGGTGCGCGCCCTCAACGGCGTGGATCTCGACCTGTTTGCCAGTGAACTGGTCGTGCTGCTCGGCGCCTCCGGCAGCGGCAAGTCGACGTTGCTGAACATTCTCGGCGGACTCGATGTGCCGACCGACGGCAGCCTGACCTTTCGCGACGCAGACCTGACGCATGCCGATGAAAACGATCTCACGCGCTATCGCCGCGAAACGGTCGGGTTCGTGTTTCAGTTCTACAACCTCATCCCGAGCCTGACCGCGCGGGAGAATGTCGCGCTCATCACCGAGATCGCGCGCGATCCGATGTCGCCCGAAGAAGCGCTGCAGCTGGTCGGGCTCGGCCCGCGCATGGATCACTTTCCTTCGCAGCTCTCCGGCGGCGAACAGCAGCGCGTCGCCATCGCGCGCGCCATTGCCAAGCGGCCCGAGGTGCTGCTCTGCGACGAACCCACCGGCGCGCTCGACGTGAAGACCGGCGTGTCCGTGCTGGACGCGATCGATCGCGTGAACCGCGATCTCGGCACGCTCGCAGTCGTCATCACGCACAACGCCGTCATCGCCGACATGGCCGATCGCGTGATTCATCTCTCCGACGGTGCCATCACGCAGATCCACCGCAACGCCCAGCGCCAGTCGGTGCAGTCGCTGAAATGGTAG